One genomic segment of Suttonella sp. R2A3 includes these proteins:
- a CDS encoding UDP-N-acetylglucosamine 4,6-dehydratase, which translates to MLNLIGRSQALFNDDLFVHHGDLDQVVHQSRFLVLGGAGSIGQAVTKEIFKRNPKTLHVVDLSENNMVELVRDIRSSFGYIDGDFQTFALDISSREYDAFIAQDGEYDYVLNLSALKHVRSEKDPFTLMRMIETNILNTDKTLQQSIDKGVKKYFCVSTDKAANPVNMMGASKRIMEMFVMRKSEQIKVSMARFANVAFSDGSLLHGFDQRIKKQQPIVAPNDIKRYFVTPQESGELCLMSCIFGENRDIFFPKLSENLHLITFADIAKKYLERLGYEPHLCASEDEARELAKSLPAEKKWPCLFTSSDTTGEKDFEEFFTDQETLDMERFVNLGVIKNEVNYNTELLKYFESSIENMLQQKKWSKEEIVQLFFEMIPDFGHKETGKYLDGKM; encoded by the coding sequence ATGCTTAATTTGATCGGTCGTAGTCAGGCTTTATTTAATGATGATCTTTTCGTCCACCATGGTGACCTAGACCAAGTAGTGCACCAATCTCGCTTTCTCGTGCTAGGCGGTGCAGGCTCTATCGGTCAGGCAGTTACCAAAGAGATTTTTAAACGCAACCCTAAAACCCTCCACGTTGTTGATCTTAGTGAAAATAATATGGTTGAGTTGGTTCGTGATATCAGAAGTTCATTTGGCTATATTGATGGCGATTTTCAGACCTTTGCGCTTGATATTAGTAGCCGTGAGTACGATGCCTTTATCGCACAAGATGGTGAGTACGACTATGTGCTTAATCTTTCAGCGCTTAAGCATGTACGCAGTGAGAAAGACCCGTTTACCTTGATGCGCATGATCGAAACCAATATTTTAAATACCGATAAAACCCTACAACAGTCCATCGATAAAGGCGTTAAAAAATATTTTTGTGTGAGTACAGACAAAGCGGCTAACCCAGTTAACATGATGGGGGCTAGCAAGCGCATTATGGAAATGTTTGTCATGCGTAAGTCTGAACAAATAAAGGTCTCTATGGCTCGCTTTGCTAATGTGGCTTTTAGTGACGGTTCTCTATTACACGGTTTTGACCAGCGCATAAAAAAGCAGCAACCTATCGTCGCTCCAAATGATATAAAGCGTTATTTCGTTACACCACAAGAGTCTGGCGAGCTCTGCTTAATGAGCTGTATATTCGGTGAAAACAGAGATATTTTCTTCCCCAAACTGAGTGAAAACCTACACTTAATCACTTTTGCTGATATAGCCAAAAAATACTTAGAAAGATTAGGTTATGAGCCGCATTTGTGTGCATCGGAAGACGAAGCACGAGAGCTTGCAAAAAGCTTGCCTGCAGAAAAGAAATGGCCTTGTCTGTTTACTAGTAGTGACACTACTGGCGAAAAAGATTTCGAAGAATTTTTCACTGACCAAGAAACGCTTGATATGGAACGATTTGTTAACCTTGGTGTCATCAAAAATGAGGTAAATTACAACACAGAGCTACTTAAATATTTTGAAAGTAGCATCGAGAATATGCTGCAGCAAAAAAAATGGAGCAAAGAAGAAATAGTACAATTGTTCTTCGAGATGATTCCTGATTTTGGCCATAAAGAAACCGGAAAATATCTCGACGGGAAGATGTAA
- a CDS encoding lipopolysaccharide biosynthesis protein has protein sequence MLAINKKLLGKGGIFLFANILNAAIPFFMLPILTRVLTPEDYGIVAMFAIFLSFANTFVGLSVHGAINVQYFKLEQKRFSEYVTNCLILLLISASLVFLTVLLLGSYFESVVGIPYKWMLIGVTVSFFQFLITIRLSIWVVTGAAKEYGSLQVSRTFVNAGLSLFFIFSIGLLWEGRLLGQVVAAVAFGILAFILVTRSGYLVKPQNTKSDIKNALLFGLPLIPHAIGGFLMVSTDRVMLANMLDITVVGIYMVGLQLGQAMSLLADSFNKVYAPWIMKNLSNPEINKEKLVKNSYIMMIAFLVVGLLWGLVAMIGLPYIVGERFMAAKSVIIYMCLAHAFTALYNIVGNYIFYAEKTKVLAIITFSVAIINIPLTYFLVRIYGIEGAALAFLIAQILFFLATWFLSNKVLPMPWLTFLKVKQNA, from the coding sequence ATGCTTGCTATTAACAAAAAATTATTAGGAAAAGGAGGCATATTCCTTTTTGCCAACATTTTAAATGCAGCAATCCCTTTTTTTATGCTGCCCATTCTGACCCGTGTCCTAACACCCGAAGATTATGGAATAGTGGCTATGTTCGCCATTTTTCTATCTTTTGCTAATACTTTTGTCGGTCTGAGTGTACATGGTGCTATCAACGTTCAATACTTCAAGTTAGAACAAAAGCGATTTTCAGAATACGTTACTAACTGCTTAATACTCTTATTAATTAGCGCTAGCTTAGTTTTTTTAACAGTTTTATTGCTGGGCTCGTATTTTGAAAGCGTTGTGGGCATACCTTACAAGTGGATGCTAATCGGTGTTACAGTCTCATTTTTTCAGTTTTTAATCACAATACGTCTTTCAATCTGGGTTGTAACCGGAGCCGCAAAAGAGTACGGCTCCCTACAAGTCTCGAGGACTTTTGTTAACGCAGGACTTTCTTTATTCTTTATTTTTAGCATAGGCCTGCTCTGGGAGGGGCGTTTACTAGGGCAAGTGGTTGCTGCAGTGGCTTTTGGGATTCTCGCATTTATATTGGTAACCCGATCAGGTTACTTGGTGAAGCCTCAAAATACCAAGTCTGATATTAAAAATGCTTTGTTATTTGGTCTGCCTTTGATCCCACATGCTATAGGTGGTTTTTTAATGGTCAGCACTGACCGAGTTATGCTGGCTAATATGCTAGATATTACTGTAGTAGGAATATACATGGTTGGTTTACAACTTGGCCAAGCTATGAGTCTCTTAGCTGATTCATTCAACAAAGTTTATGCACCCTGGATAATGAAAAACTTATCAAACCCTGAAATTAACAAGGAAAAACTGGTTAAAAACTCTTATATCATGATGATAGCTTTCCTCGTTGTGGGTTTACTTTGGGGATTGGTAGCCATGATCGGATTGCCCTACATAGTTGGGGAAAGGTTTATGGCTGCAAAGTCAGTAATTATTTATATGTGTTTGGCTCATGCATTTACAGCACTATATAATATAGTGGGTAATTATATTTTTTATGCTGAGAAAACGAAAGTGCTAGCTATCATCACTTTTTCTGTAGCTATTATAAATATTCCTCTTACCTATTTTTTGGTTAGGATATATGGAATTGAAGGTGCTGCGTTAGCATTTTTAATTGCGCAAATTTTATTTTTTTTAGCAACTTGGTTTCTTTCTAACAAGGTACTTCCCATGCCTTGGTTGACATTCTTAAAGGTAAAACAGAATGCTTAA
- a CDS encoding DegT/DnrJ/EryC1/StrS aminotransferase family protein: MQFIDLAAQYQHLKSKIDQRIQAVLNHGQYIMGPEVTELEAQLADYVGVKHAITCANGTDALTLALMALNIGKGDAVLVPTFTFFASAETVAFANATPVFVDSDPNTFNICPVDLEKRIQAVQAKGRLTLKAIMAVDLFGLPANYPAIQEIADKYDLKIIADSAQGFGGEINGQRAGSFGDIASTSFFPAKTLGCYGDGGAVFTNNDHYAELIKSYRVHGKGQDKYDNVRIGVNSRLDTIQAAILLEKLAAFPQELKNRNALADFYQKYLSERFNTPLVPTGYVSSWAQYTLVAENRDHHMAKLKEKGVPSMVYYGTCMHQQTAFKDLGYKQGDFPVAEQLAKTVFSLPMHPYMDEEQRMKVTKAANS, from the coding sequence ATGCAATTTATCGACCTAGCTGCTCAGTACCAGCACCTTAAATCAAAAATAGACCAACGCATCCAGGCTGTACTGAACCATGGTCAATACATCATGGGCCCTGAAGTAACCGAGTTAGAGGCGCAGCTTGCCGACTACGTAGGCGTTAAGCACGCCATCACATGCGCTAACGGAACCGATGCACTTACGCTCGCCCTAATGGCACTAAATATAGGGAAAGGCGATGCAGTATTAGTACCTACCTTTACCTTCTTCGCTTCTGCAGAAACTGTGGCTTTTGCCAATGCTACCCCAGTGTTTGTAGATTCAGACCCTAATACTTTTAACATCTGCCCAGTCGATTTAGAAAAGCGCATTCAAGCAGTACAGGCAAAAGGCAGACTAACGCTTAAAGCTATTATGGCGGTTGATCTATTTGGGTTACCCGCTAACTACCCAGCCATTCAAGAAATTGCCGATAAATACGACCTAAAAATTATTGCCGATTCTGCACAAGGCTTTGGCGGCGAGATTAACGGCCAGCGTGCCGGCAGCTTTGGTGATATTGCTAGTACGAGCTTCTTTCCAGCCAAAACCCTAGGCTGCTATGGCGACGGCGGCGCGGTATTTACCAATAACGACCACTACGCCGAACTAATCAAGTCTTACCGTGTACATGGCAAAGGCCAAGATAAATACGACAATGTACGCATTGGTGTAAACAGCCGTTTAGATACCATTCAAGCTGCCATCCTGTTAGAAAAACTAGCCGCCTTCCCGCAAGAGCTAAAAAATCGCAATGCCCTAGCTGATTTTTATCAAAAATACCTAAGTGAAAGATTTAACACGCCCCTAGTGCCAACAGGCTATGTAAGCTCTTGGGCACAATATACCCTAGTGGCAGAAAATCGTGACCACCACATGGCCAAACTAAAAGAAAAAGGTGTGCCCAGTATGGTGTACTACGGCACCTGCATGCACCAACAAACCGCTTTTAAAGACTTGGGTTATAAGCAAGGTGATTTCCCAGTAGCAGAACAACTCGCCAAAACGGTATTCAGCTTGCCAATGCATCCGTATATGGATGAAGAACAGCGTATGAAAGTCACCAAGGCTGCTAACAGCTAA
- a CDS encoding acyltransferase, which yields MSFYQHESAIVDEGAQIGEGSRVWHFVHVCGGARIGKGVSLGQNVFVGNKVTIGDYCKVQNNVSVYDNVHLEEGVFCGPSMVFTNVYNPRSLIERKNEYLDTLVKKGATLGANCTIVCGITIGEYAFVGAGAVVNKNVPAYALMVGVPAKQIGWMSEFGEQLDLPLTGNSQITCTHTGDIYKLIDGTLSKISAE from the coding sequence ATGAGCTTTTATCAGCACGAAAGTGCCATTGTTGATGAAGGTGCACAAATAGGCGAAGGCTCACGTGTGTGGCACTTTGTGCATGTGTGTGGTGGTGCACGCATCGGTAAGGGTGTATCTTTGGGGCAAAATGTCTTTGTTGGCAACAAAGTGACCATTGGTGACTACTGTAAAGTGCAGAACAACGTGTCTGTATACGACAATGTTCACCTAGAAGAGGGCGTATTTTGTGGTCCTAGCATGGTATTCACCAATGTTTATAACCCACGCTCACTCATTGAGCGCAAAAATGAGTATCTTGATACGCTGGTTAAAAAAGGCGCTACCTTAGGCGCTAACTGTACCATCGTCTGTGGCATAACCATCGGTGAATACGCCTTTGTAGGCGCAGGCGCAGTAGTTAATAAAAATGTCCCTGCTTACGCACTTATGGTCGGTGTACCTGCTAAGCAAATTGGCTGGATGAGCGAGTTTGGTGAGCAGCTAGACTTACCGTTAACAGGCAATAGCCAAATAACCTGCACCCACACGGGCGATATCTATAAATTAATTGATGGCACATTAAGTAAAATTTCTGCGGAGTAA
- a CDS encoding Gfo/Idh/MocA family protein, with protein sequence MKNFALIGAAGYIAPRHLKAIKDTGNNLVVAMDVNDSVGIMDSHFPEAEFFTEFESFAAYVDDQKFQGNKLDYVSICSPNYLHAPHMKYALMNGIDVICEKPLVLHSQDIDMLAEYEKKYGAKVYSILQLRLHHAIVALREKVAAAPKDKIFDVDLTYLTSRGKWYMKSWKGLDEKSGGVATNIGVHFYDMLHFIFGKIVKAEVHYRDEQTSAGYLEYERARVRWFLSIDANNLPSNAVKGEKLTYRSITIEGEELEFSGGFTELHTESYKNILAGKGYGLEENRTAIETVEKLRLQPITENPEHAHPLLAKVKP encoded by the coding sequence ATGAAGAATTTTGCACTGATTGGTGCGGCTGGCTATATCGCACCTCGCCATTTAAAAGCGATTAAAGACACTGGGAATAACTTAGTTGTAGCGATGGATGTTAATGACTCTGTGGGTATCATGGACAGTCATTTTCCTGAAGCTGAATTTTTTACCGAGTTTGAATCATTCGCCGCCTACGTTGACGATCAGAAATTCCAAGGTAATAAATTAGATTACGTCTCTATCTGTTCACCAAATTACCTACATGCCCCACACATGAAATATGCCTTGATGAATGGCATAGATGTGATCTGTGAAAAGCCTTTGGTGCTGCATTCACAAGATATAGACATGCTCGCTGAATATGAAAAAAAATACGGTGCTAAAGTCTATTCCATCTTACAGCTGCGCCTGCATCATGCGATTGTCGCATTGCGTGAGAAAGTCGCTGCTGCGCCAAAAGATAAAATCTTTGATGTAGACCTCACCTACTTAACCTCACGCGGTAAATGGTACATGAAGTCGTGGAAGGGCCTTGATGAAAAATCTGGTGGCGTTGCGACCAATATTGGTGTGCATTTTTACGACATGCTGCATTTTATCTTTGGCAAGATCGTTAAAGCAGAAGTACATTATCGTGACGAACAAACTAGCGCTGGCTACTTAGAATATGAGCGTGCACGTGTGCGCTGGTTCTTATCGATCGATGCTAACAACTTACCTAGCAACGCGGTCAAAGGCGAAAAGCTCACCTACCGCAGCATTACCATCGAAGGTGAAGAATTAGAGTTTTCCGGTGGTTTTACCGAGCTGCACACCGAAAGCTATAAAAACATATTAGCGGGTAAAGGCTATGGTTTGGAAGAAAACCGCACCGCTATAGAGACTGTAGAAAAACTACGCCTGCAGCCCATCACTGAAAACCCAGAACATGCCCACCCTTTATTGGCCAAGGTAAAGCCATGA
- a CDS encoding nucleotide sugar dehydrogenase, translating to MNKNLIQRFSDKSAVIAIVGLGYVGLPLMLRYNGMGFKVIGFDIDDFKVNKLNQGESYIEHIPADKVKAASSSGFEATTDFSRIEECDAIILCVPTPLNKYREPDMSFVINTTDMVKPYLRKGQVLSLESTTYPGTTEEELLPRMQESGFKVGEDVFLVYSPEREDPGNPNFETRTIPKVVGGYAPACLEVGVALYEGVIDKVVPVSSTKVAEMTKLLENIHRAVNIGLVNEMKIVADKMGIDIFEVIDAAATKPFGFTPYYPGPGLGGHCIPIDPFYLTWKAREYGLHTRFIELSGEVNRGMPEYVVSKLIEGLNAAGKSVKGSNILVLGIAYKKNVDDMRESPSVEIMELIEARGGIVAYSDPHVPVFPKMREHSFELSSVALDATTIERYDAVVLATDHNKFDYELILKHAPLIIDSRGIYRGSYDNVVPA from the coding sequence ATGAATAAAAACCTTATCCAAAGATTTTCTGATAAATCTGCAGTTATTGCGATCGTCGGCCTAGGCTATGTTGGGCTTCCTTTGATGCTGCGCTATAACGGCATGGGCTTTAAAGTGATTGGTTTTGACATTGATGATTTTAAAGTGAATAAGCTCAATCAAGGCGAAAGCTATATCGAGCACATTCCTGCGGATAAGGTTAAAGCGGCATCTTCTAGTGGCTTTGAAGCGACTACAGACTTTTCGCGCATTGAAGAATGTGATGCGATTATTCTATGCGTGCCGACGCCACTGAATAAATATCGCGAACCTGATATGAGCTTTGTGATTAACACCACAGATATGGTTAAACCCTATCTACGAAAAGGGCAGGTGTTATCTTTAGAAAGTACCACCTATCCGGGCACTACAGAAGAAGAACTGTTGCCACGCATGCAGGAAAGTGGTTTCAAAGTCGGTGAAGACGTGTTCTTGGTGTATTCGCCCGAGCGCGAAGATCCGGGCAACCCAAATTTTGAAACGCGCACGATCCCTAAAGTGGTTGGTGGGTATGCGCCAGCATGTCTAGAGGTTGGCGTTGCTTTATATGAAGGAGTAATTGATAAAGTTGTGCCGGTGAGCTCAACGAAAGTAGCCGAAATGACTAAGCTGCTTGAAAATATCCACCGAGCAGTGAATATCGGCCTCGTTAATGAGATGAAAATTGTTGCCGATAAAATGGGTATTGATATCTTTGAAGTGATTGATGCGGCAGCGACCAAGCCATTTGGTTTTACGCCATACTATCCCGGCCCAGGACTCGGAGGACACTGCATACCCATCGATCCTTTCTACCTCACATGGAAGGCCAGAGAGTATGGCCTGCATACACGCTTTATTGAGCTTTCTGGTGAAGTGAATCGAGGAATGCCAGAATATGTGGTCTCTAAGTTAATCGAGGGGCTCAATGCGGCTGGTAAATCGGTAAAAGGCTCTAATATACTGGTGTTAGGCATAGCGTATAAGAAAAACGTTGACGACATGCGTGAGTCACCCTCGGTTGAAATCATGGAGCTTATAGAAGCAAGGGGCGGGATCGTCGCCTACAGCGATCCGCATGTGCCAGTGTTCCCTAAAATGCGAGAGCACAGCTTTGAACTATCTAGCGTTGCGCTAGATGCTACAACGATTGAGCGCTATGACGCAGTGGTGCTTGCGACCGATCATAATAAATTCGACTATGAACTCATCCTAAAACATGCGCCGTTGATCATAGACTCGCGTGGTATATACCGTGGTTCATATGACAATGTTGTCCCGGCATAA
- a CDS encoding murein L,D-transpeptidase family protein, producing MKRFGLMLLALLLVACGDSLRDEGALPAGNYVFDYNTKQKMEARGFRWGSPVFVRIFKEEALLEVWIKGEGERFELFQQYPICTFSGDLGPKKRQGDKQSPEGFYAFSSRHLNPNSQYHLSFNLNYPNAYDRAHGYTGDYLMVHGECVSVGCYAMGNRQIEEIYTLVSSALQHGQPFVRVHAFPFRLTQENLEKHRRHPASSFWQMLRPGYDIFERTHIPPEVDVVGKRYVVRP from the coding sequence GTGAAGCGATTTGGGTTGATGTTACTGGCGTTGTTGCTGGTGGCTTGTGGCGACAGTTTGCGTGATGAAGGTGCTTTGCCCGCAGGGAACTATGTGTTTGATTACAACACCAAGCAAAAAATGGAAGCACGCGGATTTCGCTGGGGCTCGCCTGTGTTTGTACGCATTTTTAAAGAAGAAGCGCTGCTTGAGGTGTGGATCAAAGGTGAAGGGGAGCGATTTGAACTGTTTCAGCAATATCCAATCTGTACGTTTTCTGGTGATTTAGGGCCCAAAAAGCGCCAAGGCGATAAGCAATCCCCAGAAGGATTTTACGCCTTTAGCTCGCGACACTTAAACCCGAATAGCCAGTATCACCTTTCTTTTAATTTGAACTATCCAAACGCCTATGACCGCGCGCATGGCTATACCGGTGATTATTTGATGGTACATGGTGAATGCGTTTCTGTAGGGTGTTATGCGATGGGAAACCGACAAATCGAAGAGATCTATACCTTGGTGAGCTCAGCGCTGCAGCATGGGCAGCCTTTTGTACGCGTGCATGCGTTTCCTTTTCGCCTGACCCAGGAAAACTTAGAGAAACATCGCCGACATCCAGCGAGTTCGTTTTGGCAAATGCTCCGCCCAGGCTATGACATTTTTGAGCGTACGCACATTCCGCCAGAAGTCGATGTGGTCGGTAAACGGTATGTGGTTCGGCCTTGA
- the dacB gene encoding D-alanyl-D-alanine carboxypeptidase/D-alanyl-D-alanine-endopeptidase: MRWFFAIMLWFVMLVGRAETLPAAVNNLLNEYNVPRDEVSVWVQAVDGSDPLVELNGYAQRNPASVAKLLTTSAGLIRLGEDYRWQTRFYVDQMPDAQGVLHGNLYVVGGGDPFLVEERLEQIIRDLQAKGIKRITGNIVLDESLYVLDAQARDRESFDGNPWAAYNAVPSPLMVNFRTVKITMRPQGNNVVFDVWPTMANWQVENQMSVNSGACSKNYAPSVAIEREGGYATVVLKGRYSVACGERELTVVMGEASEQFYYLFRELWYQNGGQLDGTGAIAQRPASAKLFYSGESLPLSEQITKMNQLSNNVMTRQLMLTLGAEVYGAPGSLQKGRDAVVDTLSVFGVPTEGMIIDNGAGLSRVTRTTAAQLVMLLRSLYYSGKGEVFMDSLSVAGENGTLKRRFRGESLQGRVIGKTGTLDRVRAFAGYVRARSGRDYVVVIIGNGRAALPSRYMQDDLIRWVDEQ, encoded by the coding sequence ATGCGTTGGTTTTTTGCAATAATGCTGTGGTTTGTGATGCTGGTCGGGCGCGCGGAAACGCTGCCGGCCGCGGTCAATAATCTGCTTAACGAATATAATGTGCCGCGCGATGAGGTGAGCGTGTGGGTACAGGCCGTTGATGGCAGTGATCCATTGGTTGAGCTCAATGGCTACGCACAGCGCAATCCCGCTTCTGTGGCTAAGCTGCTCACTACTTCCGCTGGGTTAATCCGTTTGGGCGAGGATTATCGTTGGCAAACGCGTTTTTATGTCGATCAGATGCCCGATGCGCAAGGTGTGCTGCACGGGAATTTATACGTTGTGGGCGGTGGTGATCCGTTTTTGGTCGAGGAACGTTTAGAGCAAATAATCCGTGATTTGCAGGCGAAGGGCATTAAACGCATTACCGGCAATATTGTCCTTGATGAATCGCTGTATGTTTTAGATGCGCAGGCTCGCGACCGTGAGTCGTTTGATGGCAATCCATGGGCGGCGTATAACGCTGTGCCGAGTCCGTTAATGGTGAATTTCCGCACGGTTAAAATCACCATGCGCCCACAAGGCAATAATGTGGTGTTCGATGTTTGGCCAACGATGGCCAATTGGCAAGTTGAGAACCAGATGAGCGTGAACAGCGGTGCGTGTAGTAAAAATTACGCACCATCGGTGGCGATTGAGCGCGAAGGCGGCTATGCGACTGTGGTGCTTAAAGGGCGCTATAGCGTGGCGTGTGGTGAGCGCGAGTTGACTGTGGTGATGGGTGAGGCGAGCGAGCAGTTTTATTATCTCTTCCGCGAATTATGGTATCAAAACGGTGGGCAGCTCGATGGCACGGGCGCGATTGCTCAGCGACCAGCGTCTGCCAAGCTGTTTTATAGCGGCGAGTCGCTGCCGCTTAGTGAGCAAATCACCAAAATGAATCAGCTGAGTAATAATGTGATGACGCGGCAATTGATGCTGACCTTAGGCGCTGAAGTGTATGGCGCGCCGGGTTCGTTACAAAAAGGACGCGACGCCGTGGTTGATACGCTGAGTGTGTTTGGTGTGCCGACTGAAGGGATGATTATCGATAATGGCGCGGGGCTATCACGCGTCACGCGCACCACAGCGGCGCAGTTGGTGATGTTGCTGCGTAGCTTATATTATTCCGGCAAAGGTGAGGTGTTTATGGATTCGCTGTCGGTGGCTGGCGAGAATGGTACCCTCAAACGCCGTTTCCGTGGTGAGTCTTTGCAAGGGCGGGTGATCGGCAAAACGGGAACGCTCGATAGGGTGCGCGCGTTTGCTGGCTATGTGCGGGCGCGTAGTGGGCGCGATTATGTGGTGGTGATTATTGGTAATGGCCGTGCGGCGCTACCGAGTCGCTATATGCAGGATGATTTGATTCGTTGGGTGGATGAGCAGTGA
- the yjgA gene encoding ribosome biogenesis factor YjgA, translating into MNDAEKEYDEFGRVIRVNRSEEKRRRDAIKTFAQELLTLPSAQYALLPISHTLQAALAEGKRLTGNALKRHLNYLTRLLDEHDFEAVQQAHQHVNHPFLNTGAKIQRIQNEIERLVAEDDEIIGELFARYADLDIQHIRQLTRGVQKYRAEQAALAEEARDRSPGKHYRQLQKYFQNLALINPEDE; encoded by the coding sequence ATGAATGACGCAGAAAAAGAATACGACGAATTTGGCCGGGTAATCCGTGTTAACCGCAGTGAAGAAAAACGCCGCCGTGACGCGATCAAAACCTTCGCCCAGGAGCTACTCACCCTACCAAGCGCGCAATACGCCCTGCTGCCAATTTCGCACACCTTACAGGCAGCGCTCGCTGAAGGTAAACGCTTAACTGGTAACGCACTGAAGCGGCACTTAAATTACCTCACCAGATTACTCGATGAGCATGATTTCGAGGCCGTGCAACAGGCGCATCAGCATGTGAACCATCCCTTTTTGAATACGGGGGCGAAAATTCAACGCATTCAAAACGAAATCGAGCGTTTAGTGGCCGAAGACGATGAGATTATCGGTGAACTGTTTGCGCGCTACGCTGACCTAGACATCCAACACATTCGCCAATTAACTCGTGGGGTGCAAAAATACCGCGCTGAACAAGCAGCCCTTGCCGAAGAGGCGCGCGACAGAAGCCCGGGGAAACACTACCGTCAACTGCAAAAATACTTCCAGAACCTCGCCTTGATTAACCCTGAGGACGAATGA
- the hemW gene encoding radical SAM family heme chaperone HemW — MTIPLSLYVHIPWCVQKCPYCDFNSHAIKEDPNEHAYVTHLLRDLDHDADPRPLESIFIGGGTPSVFSAQAIGALLDGIVARMNLAEDCEITLEANPGTFEQAKFRDYRAAGINRLSIGVQSFNPEHLQRLGRIHSGDEAERAVRIAQQAGFTRINTDIMFALPQQSIDQALADLRQAIALNAEHLSWYQLTIEPNTAFYANPPTLPSEDRQIEIYERGGELLREHGFEQYETSAWTRGAPSRHNLNYWQFGDYLGIGAGAHGKRTLADRRILRNSKYRAPTIYQTARGTSSNPYQDQQHIIEPAEQPFELMMNALRLRDGIPSEYVAERSQLTLDDLRPTLKPLITQGLIEADIEHRLCTTPRGFALLNNVLEAFLP; from the coding sequence ATGACGATCCCGCTTAGTCTGTATGTGCACATCCCGTGGTGTGTACAGAAATGTCCATATTGTGATTTCAATTCGCACGCGATCAAAGAAGACCCCAACGAACACGCGTATGTGACGCACCTATTGCGCGATTTAGACCATGATGCTGACCCACGACCGCTGGAAAGTATCTTTATCGGCGGTGGTACGCCGAGCGTATTTTCAGCACAGGCGATTGGCGCACTGCTAGATGGAATTGTCGCGCGTATGAATTTAGCTGAGGATTGCGAAATTACCCTCGAAGCCAACCCGGGTACGTTCGAACAAGCGAAATTCCGCGACTACCGCGCAGCGGGCATTAACCGCCTATCGATTGGCGTACAAAGCTTTAACCCTGAACATCTACAGCGCCTAGGGCGTATTCACAGCGGCGACGAGGCTGAACGCGCGGTGCGTATCGCCCAACAAGCGGGATTTACGCGCATTAATACCGATATTATGTTTGCCCTGCCGCAGCAAAGCATTGATCAGGCGCTAGCTGATTTACGCCAAGCGATTGCACTAAACGCCGAGCACCTAAGCTGGTATCAGCTGACCATTGAGCCGAACACCGCGTTTTACGCCAACCCACCGACCTTACCCAGCGAAGACCGGCAAATTGAGATTTACGAACGCGGCGGTGAATTATTGCGCGAACACGGCTTTGAGCAATACGAAACCAGCGCCTGGACACGCGGCGCGCCCAGCCGACACAACCTCAACTACTGGCAGTTTGGGGATTATCTCGGCATTGGTGCTGGCGCACACGGCAAACGCACCCTCGCTGACCGACGCATCCTGCGCAACAGCAAATACCGCGCACCGACGATCTACCAGACAGCAAGAGGCACGAGCAGCAACCCCTACCAGGATCAACAACACATTATCGAACCGGCCGAGCAGCCGTTTGAGTTGATGATGAATGCGCTGCGTTTACGCGACGGCATCCCGTCAGAATATGTCGCCGAGCGCAGCCAGCTCACACTTGATGATTTACGCCCAACACTCAAACCACTCATTACCCAAGGCTTAATTGAAGCCGATATTGAGCACCGCCTGTGCACCACACCACGTGGCTTTGCACTGCTCAATAATGTGCTCGAAGCGTTTTTACCCTAA